A single window of Microbacterium oryzae DNA harbors:
- the rplM gene encoding 50S ribosomal protein L13, producing the protein MTRTYSPKAGEAQREWLVIDATDVVLGRLASHAAALLRGKHKATFAPHMDMGDFVVIVNADKVALTGQKLQQKKAYRHSGFPGGLKSVTYAEFLEKNPVRAVEKAVRGMLPKNTLGRDQLAKLKVYAGAEHPHAAQQPKTYTLDQVAQ; encoded by the coding sequence GTGACGCGCACCTACAGCCCGAAGGCCGGTGAAGCCCAGCGCGAGTGGCTCGTGATCGACGCCACCGACGTCGTTCTCGGCCGCCTGGCCTCGCACGCCGCCGCCCTCCTCCGCGGCAAGCACAAGGCGACCTTCGCCCCGCACATGGACATGGGCGACTTCGTCGTCATCGTGAACGCCGACAAGGTCGCGCTCACCGGTCAGAAGCTCCAGCAGAAGAAGGCCTACCGTCACTCGGGCTTCCCGGGCGGCCTCAAGTCGGTCACCTACGCGGAGTTCCTCGAGAAGAACCCGGTTCGCGCCGTCGAGAAGGCCGTCCGCGGCATGCTCCCCAAGAACACGCTTGGTCGCGACCAGCTCGCCAAGCTGAAGGTGTACGCCGGTGCCGAGCACCCGCACGCCGCGCAGCAGCCCAAGACGTACACCCTCGACCAGGTCGCCCAGTAA
- the mtnN gene encoding 5'-methylthioadenosine/S-adenosylhomocysteine nucleosidase has protein sequence MSHVVVQVAMDEEAQPFLDAASEVSEPVQIGRAIHRGVVVGGRTFVLVRSGIGMVNAAVAAVGSAHRYGDDILLISAGSAGGLGPGVQVGDIVVGTQYINVDADAQAFGYVPGQVPGMPPSYAPDPFAHAALITAALADGRGREGAIGSGEKFVTVDIAHRLREVFPAILAVDMETAALAQTAFNLGLRFASLRAISDLCAPDGTEFETHIDDAAERSAQVVLAALAQL, from the coding sequence ATGAGCCACGTCGTCGTCCAGGTCGCCATGGACGAGGAGGCCCAGCCCTTCCTCGATGCCGCCTCGGAAGTCTCCGAACCCGTGCAGATCGGCCGGGCCATCCACCGCGGTGTCGTCGTCGGCGGGCGCACGTTCGTGCTCGTCCGCTCGGGCATCGGCATGGTGAATGCCGCCGTCGCGGCCGTCGGGTCCGCGCATCGCTACGGCGACGACATCCTCCTCATCTCCGCCGGATCCGCGGGAGGCCTCGGCCCCGGCGTGCAGGTCGGCGACATCGTCGTCGGCACGCAGTACATCAACGTCGACGCCGACGCGCAGGCCTTCGGCTACGTTCCCGGCCAGGTGCCCGGCATGCCGCCGAGCTACGCGCCCGACCCGTTCGCGCACGCCGCGCTCATCACGGCGGCGCTGGCGGATGGCCGTGGCCGCGAGGGCGCGATCGGCTCCGGTGAGAAGTTCGTCACCGTCGACATCGCGCACCGCCTGCGGGAGGTGTTCCCGGCCATCCTCGCCGTCGACATGGAGACCGCAGCCCTCGCGCAGACGGCCTTCAACCTCGGTCTGCGGTTCGCATCGCTCCGTGCGATCAGCGACCTGTGCGCGCCGGACGGCACGGAGTTCGAGACCCACATCGACGACGCCGCCGAGCGTTCCGCGCAGGTCGTGCTCGCGGCGCTCGCGCAGCTGTAG
- a CDS encoding glycoside hydrolase family 6 protein — translation MPRALRSPWLWIGVLSAVVVGMLAVGGVFVSHWANAVTARPPGVGTEFIAPTLSKAQRALDSDLTPEQQEAAEYLAAQPSTYWITPEQDPIGQAGATVGALAKQARSEGKALSVAVYGLPGRDCGNHSAGGLEPDDYKTWVAEIGAALDNARDVQKIVVLEPDSLALAPECGNLDERVTQLRGAVAALQSVDTWIYLDGGHSSWLAPERMAQLISAVDVADSVRGFATNVSNFQSLTDEFAYAHAVASHLDGMHAVIDTSRNGTASAGAEWCNPAGQTVGETAGEYGDDVVDTNLWIKPPGESDGPCNGGPAAGKWWPEGAVALTAAAR, via the coding sequence GTGCCGCGCGCGCTCCGGTCGCCGTGGCTGTGGATCGGCGTGCTCAGCGCCGTCGTCGTCGGCATGCTCGCCGTGGGAGGCGTCTTCGTGAGCCACTGGGCCAACGCCGTCACCGCCCGCCCGCCCGGGGTCGGCACGGAGTTCATCGCGCCGACGCTGTCGAAGGCGCAGCGCGCGCTCGACTCCGACCTGACGCCCGAGCAGCAGGAGGCGGCGGAGTACCTCGCCGCGCAGCCCTCGACGTACTGGATCACCCCCGAGCAGGACCCGATCGGCCAGGCCGGCGCGACCGTCGGCGCGCTCGCCAAGCAGGCCCGCAGCGAGGGCAAGGCGCTGTCGGTCGCGGTGTACGGGTTGCCGGGGCGCGACTGCGGCAACCACTCCGCGGGCGGACTCGAGCCCGACGACTACAAGACGTGGGTCGCCGAGATCGGCGCCGCGCTCGACAACGCCCGCGACGTGCAGAAGATCGTCGTGCTCGAGCCCGACAGCCTCGCGCTCGCCCCCGAGTGCGGCAACCTCGACGAGCGCGTGACGCAGCTGCGCGGCGCGGTCGCCGCGCTGCAGTCCGTGGACACCTGGATCTACCTCGACGGCGGGCACAGCTCGTGGCTCGCCCCCGAGCGGATGGCCCAGCTCATCTCGGCCGTCGACGTCGCGGACTCGGTGCGCGGCTTCGCGACGAACGTGTCGAACTTCCAGTCGCTGACCGACGAGTTCGCCTACGCGCACGCGGTGGCCTCGCACCTCGACGGCATGCACGCCGTCATCGACACGTCGCGCAACGGCACCGCATCGGCGGGTGCGGAGTGGTGCAACCCCGCCGGGCAGACGGTCGGTGAGACCGCCGGCGAATACGGCGACGACGTCGTCGACACGAACCTCTGGATCAAGCCGCCGGGTGAGAGCGACGGCCCCTGCAACGGCGGGCCGGCTGCGGGCAAGTGGTGGCCCGAGGGGGCGGTCGCCCTGACGGCCGCTGCCCGATGA
- the truA gene encoding tRNA pseudouridine(38-40) synthase TruA, with the protein MRRIRLDIAYDGTHFRGWARQPALRTVQGTLEGALGRIAGSPVQLVVAGRTDAGVHASGQVAHVDVDDEQWERLTVRRRNAPEAADPIEPVAKRMAGVLGQYPDVFVTRASTAPEGFDARFSATWRRYSYRIADQVVGYDPMERHRTTTVRADLDVAAMDEAARGLVGLWDFAAYCKPRPESTTIRTLLEFDWRRDADGVLVANVRADAFCHSMVRALVGACVAVGEGKLTGEHLRIIRDNLERTSEFKVLAARGLTLTEVGYPADELLGQRAEQTRKRRDADEVGG; encoded by the coding sequence ATGCGTCGTATCCGCCTCGACATCGCCTACGACGGCACGCACTTCCGCGGATGGGCCCGCCAGCCCGCGCTCCGCACGGTGCAGGGCACCCTCGAGGGAGCGCTCGGCCGCATCGCGGGATCGCCCGTGCAGCTCGTCGTCGCCGGACGCACCGACGCCGGCGTGCATGCGAGCGGCCAGGTCGCGCACGTCGACGTCGACGACGAGCAGTGGGAGCGCCTCACGGTCCGGCGCCGCAACGCCCCCGAAGCGGCCGACCCGATCGAGCCCGTGGCGAAGCGGATGGCCGGGGTGCTCGGGCAGTACCCCGACGTCTTCGTCACGCGCGCCTCGACTGCGCCCGAGGGGTTCGATGCACGCTTTTCGGCGACCTGGCGTCGGTACTCGTACCGCATCGCGGATCAGGTCGTCGGGTACGACCCGATGGAGCGGCACCGCACCACGACCGTCCGCGCGGATCTCGATGTCGCCGCGATGGATGAGGCCGCCCGCGGCCTCGTCGGGCTGTGGGATTTCGCGGCCTACTGCAAGCCTCGTCCCGAATCCACGACCATCCGCACCCTGCTCGAGTTCGACTGGCGTCGGGATGCCGACGGCGTGCTCGTCGCGAACGTCCGCGCCGATGCGTTCTGCCACTCCATGGTGCGCGCGCTCGTCGGCGCGTGCGTGGCGGTGGGGGAGGGGAAGCTCACGGGTGAGCATCTTCGGATCATCCGCGACAACCTCGAGCGCACGAGCGAGTTCAAGGTGCTCGCCGCGCGGGGCCTCACGCTGACCGAGGTGGGGTACCCGGCGGACGAGCTGCTCGGCCAGCGCGCCGAGCAGACCCGCAAGCGCCGCGATGCCGACGAGGTGGGCGGCTGA
- a CDS encoding sensor histidine kinase, with protein MADGGGRTVVARAPVPRHEGDARTRSIWRHQLILAFSTVAIVTVVALLQPELFVIPTFGFGLTAVIVWTVLAVALPWHRLPSGAVLALPILDILSIGLLAQAGGDALGLLWAFPIVWLANYYSVGWLVTGICLVAGSILGASLANGSFQTHDALRLFAMVLTLAFIGITLSLGMSRTRAAARLMRRQSRQLDAALALARREEQRRTALLDTLQTGIAQVDPDGTLPATNAAYRRMYGIENLPMLHPTRAVEYRERRGEAIPAEQTTVARAARGENFAAERVWLFDRDGRWRLLEVSARYRLDGMIVVAEDVTAQTEAKTERQSMARAVSHELRSPLTAVLGHADLLLERSDLPDSAREQLSTIENAAERMQHLIARILQDPGRDPADAHTVVDLASIAVASVSAFGPAALSGGVRIVRPEEGDSAVIVGDGFRLRQVVDNVIGNAVKYTPRGGTVTVQVYSTGDEVGVSVADTGIGIPDDEVAHIFDQYFRASSARDAGIPGTGLGMGISREIVAEHGGTLELKSALGHGTTVTIRLPRTIDKETA; from the coding sequence ATGGCGGATGGCGGGGGGCGCACGGTAGTAGCGCGCGCCCCGGTACCCCGCCACGAGGGCGATGCGCGCACACGATCCATCTGGCGCCATCAGCTCATCCTCGCCTTCAGCACGGTCGCGATCGTCACGGTCGTCGCACTGCTGCAGCCGGAGCTCTTCGTCATCCCGACCTTCGGGTTCGGGCTCACGGCGGTCATCGTCTGGACCGTTCTCGCCGTCGCCCTCCCCTGGCACCGCCTGCCGAGCGGCGCCGTCCTCGCGCTGCCGATCCTCGACATCCTCTCGATCGGCCTCCTCGCGCAGGCGGGCGGCGATGCCCTCGGTCTGCTGTGGGCCTTTCCGATCGTCTGGCTCGCGAACTACTACTCGGTCGGATGGCTCGTCACCGGCATCTGCCTCGTCGCCGGCTCCATCCTCGGCGCGAGTCTCGCGAACGGCAGCTTCCAGACCCACGACGCGCTGCGCCTGTTCGCGATGGTGCTCACGCTCGCCTTCATCGGCATCACCCTGAGTCTGGGGATGAGCCGCACCCGCGCGGCCGCGCGCCTCATGCGCCGCCAGTCCCGGCAGCTCGACGCGGCCCTCGCCCTCGCGCGGCGCGAAGAGCAGCGACGCACCGCCCTCCTCGACACCCTGCAGACCGGCATCGCCCAGGTCGACCCCGACGGCACCCTCCCCGCGACGAACGCCGCCTACCGCCGCATGTACGGCATCGAGAACCTCCCGATGCTCCATCCCACGCGCGCGGTCGAGTACCGCGAACGACGGGGCGAGGCCATCCCCGCCGAGCAGACGACCGTCGCGCGCGCGGCCCGGGGCGAGAACTTCGCGGCCGAGCGGGTCTGGCTGTTCGATCGGGATGGCCGGTGGCGGCTTCTCGAGGTGTCCGCCCGCTATCGCCTCGACGGGATGATCGTCGTCGCCGAGGACGTCACCGCGCAGACCGAGGCGAAGACCGAGCGCCAGTCGATGGCGCGGGCGGTGTCGCACGAGCTGCGCAGCCCGCTGACGGCAGTGCTCGGCCACGCCGACCTGCTGCTCGAGCGCAGCGACCTGCCCGACTCCGCACGCGAGCAGCTCTCGACGATCGAGAACGCCGCGGAGCGCATGCAGCACCTCATCGCGCGCATCCTGCAGGACCCGGGGCGCGACCCCGCCGACGCGCACACCGTCGTCGACCTCGCCTCCATCGCCGTCGCCTCGGTCTCGGCCTTCGGGCCCGCCGCGCTCTCGGGGGGCGTGCGGATCGTCCGCCCGGAGGAGGGCGACAGCGCTGTCATCGTGGGCGACGGGTTCCGCCTGCGGCAGGTCGTCGACAACGTCATCGGCAACGCGGTGAAGTACACCCCTCGCGGCGGCACCGTCACCGTGCAGGTCTACTCCACCGGCGACGAGGTCGGGGTCAGCGTCGCCGACACCGGCATCGGCATCCCCGACGACGAGGTGGCGCACATCTTCGATCAGTACTTCCGCGCCTCGAGCGCCCGCGACGCCGGCATCCCCGGCACCGGGCTCGGCATGGGCATCTCGCGTGAGATCGTCGCCGAGCACGGTGGCACCCTCGAGCTGAAGAGCGCCCTCGGGCACGGCACCACCGTGACCATCCGGCTCCCCCGCACCATCGACAAGGAGACGGCGTGA
- a CDS encoding glycosyltransferase family 2 protein has translation MEPASASSAEMEPVGFADDFASVLEDVPGHRSTIGCIIPAYNEEESIADVIQALLAQTRVPDVIHVVVNNSSDGTVRIASEYAGAHEITTELGDQFTEVFVHDIGKNPDKKVGALNYGYSLVEGYDYLLGVDGDTVADRQAVEHLENEAVSDSRIGGISAVYSIDDRPIKGIIPKFLIAGQRTQFAAFNMQNLLRGRNMAVLGGQFSIFSTAALRDVMKSNHQRTPWVKDSEVEDSLLSLQIKSAGYLTKISPFARADVGGMTTLRGYDAQQVKWTYGAIELMWPGQRGDTKGQPFHPNLRLRWLENFDMLTNLFVRFAFVVLLAGSLSIGAFVFSPVWLITPLVATLLNVRIAMTLATRTKRDVLFAALIFPAEIFMWVRMSHFVRSWSRFLSRRKVDNWAMQARAEKGGGSSHWMPLILLVVVVAAVTVIWLMLGPVVQSSILWVGWPIVGIVTVIQTVAMIFRLLRRQHGYKV, from the coding sequence ATGGAGCCGGCCAGCGCATCGTCGGCCGAGATGGAGCCGGTCGGATTCGCCGACGACTTCGCCTCCGTGCTGGAGGATGTCCCGGGTCACCGCTCGACCATCGGCTGCATCATCCCCGCATACAACGAGGAGGAGTCGATAGCCGATGTGATCCAGGCGCTCCTCGCTCAGACCCGCGTGCCGGATGTCATCCACGTCGTCGTCAACAACTCCTCGGACGGCACCGTGCGCATCGCTTCGGAGTACGCCGGCGCCCACGAGATCACCACCGAGCTCGGCGACCAGTTCACCGAGGTGTTCGTCCACGACATCGGCAAGAACCCCGACAAGAAGGTCGGCGCGCTGAACTACGGCTACTCGCTCGTGGAGGGCTACGACTACCTCCTCGGTGTGGATGGCGACACGGTCGCCGACCGCCAGGCGGTCGAGCACCTCGAGAACGAGGCGGTCTCCGACTCGCGCATCGGCGGCATCTCCGCGGTGTACTCGATCGACGACCGCCCGATCAAGGGCATCATCCCGAAGTTCCTCATCGCCGGACAGCGCACGCAGTTCGCGGCGTTCAACATGCAGAACCTCCTGCGCGGCCGCAACATGGCCGTGCTCGGCGGGCAGTTCTCGATCTTCTCCACCGCGGCCCTGCGCGACGTCATGAAGAGCAACCACCAGCGCACCCCGTGGGTGAAGGACAGCGAGGTCGAGGACTCGCTTCTCTCGCTGCAGATCAAGAGCGCCGGGTACCTCACGAAGATCAGCCCCTTCGCCCGCGCCGATGTCGGCGGCATGACCACGCTCCGCGGCTACGACGCGCAGCAGGTCAAGTGGACGTACGGCGCCATCGAGCTCATGTGGCCCGGCCAGCGCGGCGACACCAAGGGCCAGCCCTTCCACCCGAACCTGCGTCTGCGGTGGCTCGAGAACTTCGACATGCTCACGAACCTGTTCGTGCGCTTCGCGTTCGTCGTGCTGCTCGCCGGCTCGCTCTCCATCGGTGCGTTCGTCTTCTCGCCGGTGTGGCTCATCACGCCGCTCGTCGCGACGCTGCTGAACGTCCGCATCGCGATGACCCTCGCGACGCGCACCAAGCGCGACGTGCTGTTCGCCGCGCTGATCTTCCCCGCGGAGATCTTCATGTGGGTGCGGATGAGTCACTTCGTCCGCTCCTGGTCGCGCTTCCTCTCGCGCCGCAAGGTCGACAACTGGGCGATGCAGGCTCGCGCGGAGAAGGGCGGCGGAAGCTCGCACTGGATGCCGCTCATCCTCCTCGTCGTCGTGGTCGCCGCGGTCACCGTGATCTGGCTCATGCTCGGCCCGGTCGTGCAGTCGTCGATCCTCTGGGTGGGGTGGCCGATCGTCGGCATCGTCACCGTGATCCAGACCGTCGCGATGATCTTCCGCCTCCTGCGTCGCCAGCACGGCTACAAGGTCTGA
- a CDS encoding fructose 1,6-bisphosphatase, translated as MLTRTIRATAATAILAASLIATAGCSQIAAMAQPIVERTPDASSTSAAGTDDAAAFESVLSQDGSVSLTTDVADDLEVTIDVWAESPKRTQEWTTTGDKTFGYAINVADYRVAEKATLDQKRRVYLSQLAVTSTLSPAQTPGPVNFTTDPRTLVPSDAMSTDRGLLLNSFQGGLLVPESTISQLPDGTTGITLDFALTLSAEGSPNSDGSFSEQTIHQTLPIAIFAAQS; from the coding sequence ATGCTCACACGCACCATCCGCGCGACGGCCGCCACGGCCATCCTCGCCGCCTCGCTGATCGCGACCGCCGGCTGCAGCCAGATCGCCGCGATGGCCCAGCCGATCGTGGAGCGCACGCCCGACGCGTCGTCCACGAGCGCCGCCGGCACCGACGACGCGGCCGCGTTCGAGTCGGTCCTCTCGCAGGATGGCTCGGTGTCGCTCACGACGGACGTCGCGGACGACCTCGAGGTCACCATCGACGTGTGGGCCGAGAGCCCCAAGCGCACCCAGGAGTGGACGACGACGGGCGACAAGACGTTCGGCTACGCCATCAACGTCGCCGACTACCGCGTGGCAGAGAAGGCCACGCTCGACCAGAAGCGCCGCGTGTACCTCTCGCAGCTCGCCGTCACCTCGACGCTCAGCCCCGCGCAGACGCCCGGCCCGGTCAACTTCACCACCGACCCGCGCACGCTCGTGCCGAGCGACGCCATGAGCACCGACCGCGGTCTGCTGCTCAACAGCTTCCAGGGTGGGCTGCTCGTTCCCGAGAGCACGATCTCGCAGCTTCCGGATGGCACCACCGGCATCACGCTGGACTTCGCGCTGACCCTGTCGGCCGAGGGCTCGCCGAACAGCGACGGCTCGTTCTCCGAGCAGACGATCCACCAGACGCTCCCGATCGCGATCTTCGCCGCCCAGAGCTGA
- a CDS encoding endonuclease/exonuclease/phosphatase family protein yields the protein MRVLSYNLRKHAAAHELEQLVERWEANVLCLQEADTRALPEHIAGLKLARATERNRLGLALYYRENMFRLGDAVVLSLKRSLHDIVLRPAHERLLGVRLTDIDAGTEVIVASFHAAPLTALNSLRRHQIRAALGALERLGPGLPMLMVGDYNYPVFKERLHERVRGAGYDLTLSDSRTYTRYRFFKGHYDFATSQGLTIDDVTTLPQGSSDHLPILVRASYR from the coding sequence ATGAGAGTCCTCTCCTACAACCTGCGCAAGCACGCGGCAGCTCACGAGCTCGAGCAGCTCGTCGAGCGGTGGGAGGCGAACGTGCTGTGTCTGCAGGAGGCCGATACCCGCGCGCTTCCTGAGCACATCGCCGGCTTGAAGCTTGCGAGGGCCACCGAGCGCAATCGACTGGGGCTCGCGCTGTACTACCGCGAGAACATGTTCCGTCTCGGCGACGCCGTCGTGCTGTCGCTCAAGCGCTCGCTGCACGACATCGTGCTGCGGCCGGCACACGAGCGGCTGCTGGGGGTGCGGCTGACCGACATCGACGCCGGCACCGAGGTGATCGTCGCGTCGTTCCACGCGGCTCCGCTCACGGCGCTGAACTCGCTGCGGCGGCACCAGATCCGTGCGGCGCTCGGCGCGCTCGAGCGGCTCGGGCCGGGACTGCCGATGCTCATGGTGGGGGACTACAACTACCCCGTGTTCAAGGAGCGGCTGCACGAGCGGGTGCGCGGGGCGGGCTACGACCTCACGCTCAGCGATTCGCGCACGTACACGCGGTATCGGTTCTTCAAGGGGCACTACGACTTCGCGACCTCGCAGGGGCTGACGATCGACGACGTCACCACACTGCCGCAGGGGAGCAGCGACCACCTGCCGATCCTCGTGCGGGCGAGCTACCGGTAG
- the glmM gene encoding phosphoglucosamine mutase: protein MPLFGTDGVRGLANGALTADLALSLAQATAVVLGQGRSAEARRAAGKRATAVIARDPRISGDFLGAAVAAGLAASGVDVLDAGVIPTPALAFLIADREADFGVMVSASHNPAPDNGIKIFASGGVKLPDEVEQRIEEHLTGEKLLPTGGDVGRIQRFSDAEDRYVLHLLGSLPSRLDGIHVVLDCAHGAASGVSPEVFRDAGAQVTVIGAEPDGININDGVGSTHLDLLARAVLEHGADVGIAHDGDADRCLAVTADGTVVDGDQIMAILAVSMKERGLLANDTLVATVMSNLGLHVAMREHGISVKTTAVGDRYVLEEMNAGGYSLGGEQSGHVIMSAHATTGDGVLTGLHLVAEMARQGKTLAELASIMKVYPQVLVNVRGVDKARVHDAGVQEIVGGIEAELGDSGRVLLRASGTEPLVRVMVEAADGETAQRHADAIADVVRERLAL from the coding sequence ATGCCGCTTTTCGGCACGGACGGCGTACGAGGGCTTGCCAATGGCGCCCTCACCGCCGATCTGGCTCTCTCCCTGGCCCAGGCGACCGCGGTCGTCCTGGGCCAGGGGCGTTCCGCCGAGGCGCGCCGCGCCGCCGGCAAGCGCGCTACCGCGGTCATCGCCCGCGACCCGCGCATCTCTGGAGACTTCCTCGGAGCAGCGGTGGCCGCGGGCCTTGCCGCGTCCGGAGTCGACGTGCTCGACGCCGGGGTCATTCCGACGCCCGCCCTCGCGTTCCTCATCGCGGACCGCGAGGCCGACTTCGGTGTCATGGTCTCTGCGTCGCACAACCCGGCGCCCGACAACGGCATCAAGATCTTCGCCAGCGGCGGCGTCAAGCTGCCCGACGAGGTCGAGCAGCGGATCGAAGAGCACCTGACCGGCGAGAAGCTGCTGCCCACGGGCGGCGACGTCGGACGCATCCAGCGGTTCTCGGATGCCGAGGACCGCTACGTGCTGCACCTGCTCGGCTCGCTGCCGTCGCGCCTCGACGGCATTCACGTCGTGCTCGACTGTGCGCATGGTGCCGCCTCGGGCGTCTCGCCCGAGGTGTTCCGCGACGCCGGAGCCCAGGTGACGGTCATCGGCGCCGAGCCTGACGGCATCAACATCAACGACGGGGTCGGCTCGACGCACCTCGACCTGCTGGCTCGCGCGGTGCTCGAGCATGGCGCCGACGTGGGCATCGCGCACGACGGGGACGCGGACCGCTGCCTCGCGGTCACGGCCGACGGAACCGTCGTCGATGGCGACCAGATCATGGCCATCCTCGCTGTCTCGATGAAGGAGCGGGGACTGCTCGCGAACGACACGCTCGTCGCGACGGTCATGAGCAACCTCGGCCTTCACGTGGCCATGCGTGAGCACGGCATCTCGGTGAAGACCACCGCGGTCGGCGACCGCTACGTGCTCGAGGAGATGAACGCGGGCGGCTATTCGCTGGGCGGCGAGCAGTCCGGTCACGTCATCATGAGCGCGCACGCCACCACGGGCGACGGTGTTCTGACCGGTCTGCATCTCGTGGCGGAGATGGCGAGGCAGGGCAAGACCCTCGCCGAGCTCGCCTCGATCATGAAGGTGTACCCGCAGGTGCTCGTCAATGTTCGCGGCGTCGACAAGGCGCGCGTTCACGACGCTGGCGTGCAGGAGATCGTCGGAGGAATCGAAGCTGAGCTGGGCGACAGCGGCCGCGTGCTGCTGCGCGCCTCGGGCACCGAGCCCCTCGTGCGCGTGATGGTCGAAGCCGCCGACGGCGAGACGGCTCAGCGCCATGCCGACGCGATCGCGGACGTCGTGCGGGAGCGCCTCGCCCTCTAG
- the rpsI gene encoding 30S ribosomal protein S9 yields the protein MENDIQNYSTETPAGDVAVAERPVVSVPGAAVGRRKQAIARVRIIPGSGSFTVNGRTLEDYFPNKLHQQLITDPFTVLNLNGAYDVIARINGGGPSGQAGALRLAIARALNEVDRENNRPTLKKAGFLTRDARVIERKKAGLKKARKASQFSKR from the coding sequence ATCGAAAACGACATCCAGAACTACTCCACCGAGACGCCTGCGGGCGACGTGGCGGTCGCTGAGCGCCCCGTCGTCAGCGTTCCCGGTGCCGCTGTGGGTCGCCGCAAGCAGGCCATCGCCCGCGTGCGCATCATCCCCGGCTCGGGCTCCTTCACGGTCAACGGTCGCACGCTGGAGGACTACTTCCCGAACAAGCTGCACCAGCAGCTGATCACCGACCCCTTCACGGTGCTCAACCTCAACGGCGCGTACGACGTGATCGCTCGCATCAACGGCGGTGGCCCCTCGGGTCAGGCCGGTGCGCTCCGCCTCGCGATCGCCCGTGCGCTCAACGAGGTCGACCGCGAGAACAACCGCCCGACGCTCAAGAAGGCCGGCTTCCTCACGCGTGACGCCCGCGTCATCGAGCGCAAGAAGGCCGGTCTCAAGAAGGCCCGCAAGGCCTCGCAGTTCTCGAAGCGCTGA
- a CDS encoding response regulator transcription factor, producing MTDPGVPIKTAVIVEDDPDIRHLLVEVLESAGFSTVSAGNGIDGVNAVLRYQPLITTLDVNMPGIDGFEAARRIRAGSDTYIIMLTALDDEADVVLGLSSGADEYLNKPFRPRELRARIDAMLRRPRAGAAAPAAPRQDAAGPSFPAARTAPGVSGFPAASAPSPPVQPGAQGEPEVWRVSPANEAAPSAPVVVNGDVGPQEGGQELATSGPTGLGPHTLAHRDLYVDPESRIAKIGDRDLELTRTEFDLLAALMESKRRVRSKADLTLVLRGESYVTSYFVGDADKRAIEAHMTNLRRKLGDNPVTPRYIETVRGVGYRLTSQVAPAY from the coding sequence ATGACTGACCCGGGCGTCCCGATCAAGACCGCCGTGATCGTCGAGGACGATCCCGACATCCGTCACCTCCTCGTGGAGGTGCTGGAGTCCGCGGGCTTCTCCACCGTCTCGGCGGGGAACGGCATCGACGGGGTGAACGCGGTGCTGCGGTATCAGCCGCTCATCACGACGCTCGACGTGAACATGCCGGGCATCGACGGCTTCGAGGCCGCTCGCCGCATCCGCGCGGGCAGCGACACGTACATCATCATGCTCACGGCCCTCGACGATGAGGCCGATGTCGTGCTCGGGCTCAGCTCGGGCGCCGACGAGTACCTGAATAAGCCGTTCCGCCCCCGCGAGCTGCGCGCGCGCATCGACGCCATGCTGCGCCGCCCCCGTGCCGGTGCGGCGGCGCCGGCCGCGCCCCGGCAGGATGCGGCCGGTCCGTCGTTCCCGGCCGCGCGCACCGCGCCTGGTGTGTCGGGGTTCCCGGCGGCGTCGGCGCCGTCGCCGCCCGTGCAGCCCGGCGCCCAGGGCGAGCCCGAGGTCTGGCGGGTCTCGCCCGCGAACGAGGCAGCGCCATCCGCCCCCGTCGTCGTGAACGGCGATGTCGGGCCGCAGGAGGGCGGGCAGGAGCTCGCCACCAGCGGGCCGACCGGCCTCGGCCCGCACACGCTCGCGCACCGCGACCTCTACGTCGACCCGGAGAGCCGCATCGCGAAGATCGGCGACCGCGACCTCGAGCTCACGCGCACGGAGTTCGATCTGCTCGCCGCACTGATGGAGTCGAAGCGCCGCGTGCGCAGCAAGGCCGACCTCACACTCGTGCTGCGCGGTGAGTCGTACGTGACGAGCTACTTCGTGGGCGACGCCGACAAGCGCGCGATCGAGGCGCACATGACGAACCTGCGTCGCAAGCTCGGCGACAATCCCGTCACGCCCCGGTACATCGAGACCGTGCGCGGCGTGGGCTATCGGCTGACGTCGCAGGTGGCGCCCGCCTACTGA